The following proteins come from a genomic window of Nitrospira sp.:
- a CDS encoding Formamidopyrimidine-DNA glycosylase — MPELPEAEVVARQIRSRLLGAQVTDVWVGREDIVREGYTTVPWYRGASLQSVERVGKSIVLGFTNDQACRYVVAELGMTGLLLFQSTRTKHPQHVHVRLLFNGAGERELRYWNPRRFGRLSLLDKAGLERYLARRFGVDPLLVSQPDFARVLGERRGRLKSLLMHQQVIAGIGNIYANEILFRAGLHPNMQVGRLSEGKVERLYRIMREVLQEAIACGGSSVRDFFAPDGSEGQYKRRHLVYGKEGQHCPNHCGGIIRRFQGERSAYVCPRCQSLRSAR; from the coding sequence ATGCCGGAGCTTCCGGAAGCAGAAGTCGTGGCTCGACAGATCCGTTCCCGCCTCCTCGGAGCGCAGGTAACTGATGTGTGGGTCGGACGTGAGGATATCGTTCGAGAAGGCTATACCACCGTGCCTTGGTATCGAGGTGCCAGCCTACAATCTGTCGAGCGAGTCGGCAAGAGTATCGTCTTGGGATTTACGAATGATCAAGCCTGCCGCTATGTGGTGGCTGAGCTCGGGATGACCGGGCTCCTTCTGTTCCAGTCCACGCGGACGAAACATCCACAGCATGTGCATGTCAGGCTGTTGTTCAACGGTGCCGGTGAACGGGAACTACGGTACTGGAACCCTCGTCGCTTCGGTCGTCTTTCTCTGCTGGACAAGGCGGGGCTTGAGCGATATCTCGCTCGCCGATTCGGGGTTGATCCTCTTCTCGTGTCTCAGCCTGATTTTGCTCGAGTTTTGGGAGAACGACGCGGTCGGCTGAAGTCGCTTTTGATGCATCAACAAGTCATTGCCGGCATCGGAAACATCTACGCCAATGAAATACTCTTCAGGGCAGGCCTTCACCCGAACATGCAAGTCGGACGGCTTTCCGAGGGAAAAGTGGAAAGGCTCTATCGGATTATGCGGGAGGTTCTCCAAGAGGCGATTGCCTGTGGTGGATCGAGCGTCCGGGATTTTTTTGCCCCCGATGGATCTGAGGGACAATACAAGCGGCGGCATCTGGTCTATGGGAAAGAAGGGCAGCATTGCCCAAATCACTGCGGCGGGATCATTCGACGTTTTCAGGGGGAACGGAGTGCGTATGTTTGCCCCCGATGCCAGTCTCTTCGGTCTGCAAGGTAA